From one Bos javanicus breed banteng chromosome 15, ARS-OSU_banteng_1.0, whole genome shotgun sequence genomic stretch:
- the REXO2 gene encoding oligoribonuclease, mitochondrial, which translates to MLGGSLGSRLLRGVGGTRGQFRARGVREGGAAMAAGESMAQRMVWVDLEMTGLDIEKDQIIEMACLITDSDLNILAEGPNLIIKQPDELLDSMSDWCKEHHGKSGLTKAVKESTMTLQQAEYEFLSFVRQQTPPGLCPLAGNSVHADKKFLDKYMPQFMKHLHYRIIDVSTVKELCRRWYPEEYEFAPKKAASHRALDDISESIKELQFYRNNIFKKKTDEKKRKIIENGENEKTVS; encoded by the exons ATGCTAGGCGgctccctgggctccaggctgtTGCGAGGTGTGGGTGGGACTCGCGGGCAGTTCAGGGCTCGGGGTGTCCGCGAAGGTGGCGCAGCCATGGCGGCGGGGGAGAGCATGGCTCAGCGGATGGTCTGGGTGGACCTGGAG atgacaGGATTGGACATTGAGAAGGACCAGATTATTGAGATGGCCTGTCTGATAACTGACTCTGATCTCAACATTTTGGCTGAA GGTCCTAACCTGATTATAAAACAGCCAGATGAGTTACTGGACAGCATGTCAGACTGGTGCAAGGAGCATCATGGGAAG TCTGGTCTAACCAAAGCAGTGAAGGAGAGTACGATGACACTGCAGCAGGCAGAGTATGAATTTCTCTCCTTTGTACGACAGCAGACTCCTCCAGGGCTCTGTCCACTTGCAG GAAATTCAGTTCATGCAGATAAGAAGTTTCTTGACAAATACATGCCCCAGTTCATGAAACATCTTCATTATAGAATAATTGATGTGAGCACTGTTAAAGAGCTGTGCAG ACGCTGGTATCCCGAAGAATACGAATTTGCACCAAAGAAGGCTGCTTCTCACAG GGCACTTGATGACATTAGCGAAAGCATCAAAGAACTTCAGTTTTACCGAAATaacatcttcaagaaaaaaacagatgagaagaagaggaaaattatagaaaatggggaaaatgagaAGACTGTGAGTTGA